CAGGTGTGCACGGCGTTGTAGCACCATGCGCCTATGCGGGGGTTGGCAAGGTAGCCGACCATTGACAGGTCCGGTACGAGGATGAGAGCCGCGAACAGCCACCAGCTGCCACCCCAGATCTGGTAGGCAAGCAGCGCGGTGAGCGCGAGCGCGGCGTACTCGAGACGAAGCAATTTCGACATGATTCACTCCTCCGGATCGGTAGGATCGGAATAGTAGATATCAAGTTCGAGCCGTAGGCCTCGCAATCCCAGTTCGGCTAGAGTTGCGGGCTCCAGACTCAAACCCTGCATTGGCTCGTCCAGCCAGACGCCGCAGAAGACGTCTGCCTCGAACGCCTGAGTCAGATGCTTCCAGACCTCTGAACTGGCGACAGTAGCAGCGAGCAACCGAGATATCTGCCGATCAAGCTGGTCGCCTTGCCCTTCCACAAAGCTGAGCTTCCATCCTCCAGTTCGCGCGATGATGTTTCGCTTGGGCC
The Mesorhizobium australicum genome window above contains:
- a CDS encoding DUF4279 domain-containing protein, giving the protein MSPRPSLRFFGDTLDPQEISRQLACAPTTAERKGDLMGPKRNIIARTGGWKLSFVEGQGDQLDRQISRLLAATVASSEVWKHLTQAFEADVFCGVWLDEPMQGLSLEPATLAELGLRGLRLELDIYYSDPTDPEE